A stretch of DNA from Calditrichota bacterium:
TGTTTTACCTGTAGCATTTAATATATCGATTAACCTTTTATGGATACGGGTCTCAAATTGCTCACGGGATTTTTTATCCACATGAGGTGATCTTAAGACGGTATAAACAGAACGATCAGTTGGCAATGGAATCGGTCCAGAAATTACTGCCCCGGTTGACCTTGCGGTTCTAATAATTTTGTCCGTCGATTTGTCAATCAAATCATGATCGTAGGCTTT
This window harbors:
- the rpsJ gene encoding 30S ribosomal protein S10, with translation MANQSIRIRLKAYDHDLIDKSTDKIIRTARSTGAVISGPIPLPTDRSVYTVLRSPHVDKKSREQFETRIHKRLIDILNATGKTVDALMKLELPAGVDIEIKT